Below is a window of Terriglobia bacterium DNA.
ATGCTTTCCGATTATGGAACCAATAAGGTCGAGGATCTGCTGTCCGCCATCGGTTACGGAAAAGTGTCCGCCAAGCAGATCATCGGCCGGCTCGCGCCCGACGGACTGAAAGAAGGGGTTGCCGAGGAAGAATCAAAGCTGACTTCTGTTGTGAAGCGCGTGCTCGGCATCGGGAGCGATGCCAAGCTTCAGGTCAAAGGGTTCGACGATCTTCTCGTCTACCGGGCCAAGTGCTGCAATCCGATTCGCGGCGAGGAAGTGATCGGCTATATCACGCGCGGGAAGGGTGTGGCCGTCCATTCCAAGAAGTGTCCGAACGTACAGAACCTGATGTACGACTCCGACCGGAAAATCGAAGTCGAGTGGGCGAGCACTCCGCCTTCTGCCGAAGCCTACGCCGTTCCCCTGACGATTTTGACTGAAGACCGGCCGGGCATGCTGGCCTCGATCGCCGCCGCGATCTCCGAAGTGAAGTCTAATATTTTGAATGTCGAGGCGAGAACCGCAGATGAACGGGGAACGATCGACATCACCGTCGAAATTCCGGACATGAAACACCTGGAACGCGTCATTGCTTCGGTAAAGAAAATCGACGGAGTTTATGACGTCAACCGCTCGACTCGAACCGTCAATACTGCACGCTAACGAACATGAACAATAAATCCGTGGTGTCCACGCTCAGCGCTCCAACCGCAATCGGGCCATATTCACAAGCGATTCGCGCGGGTAACTTTCTCTTCGTCTCCGGCCAGATTCCTATCGATCCGTCGACCGGCAAGGTCATCGAAGCCGCGTCGATTCAGGCTCAAACACGGCGCGTCCTCGATAATCTGCTGTCGATTGTCCAGGCCGCCGGAGGCTCGGCGGAGAACGTTGTCCGGACGACGGTCTTTCTGCGAAACATGAACGATTTCGGTGAAATGAACGCCGTCTACGCGGAGTACTTTCAGTCGGCCTGGCCGTCGCGCTCGACTGTCGAGGTGGCGCGGCTTCCCCGCGACGTGAGTGTCGAAATCGACTGTATCGCTTTTATTTAATTCGGATACGGTGACGGACGTCGAGGCCCAGATTTCCCAGTTCGTCGCGGGACGCGACGATGGATGTATTGCGGCTGACGAAATACTCGATCGTAACCACCTGCTCGCGGTTCGATGACAGGTCCTGGGAGT
It encodes the following:
- a CDS encoding RidA family protein, which encodes MNNKSVVSTLSAPTAIGPYSQAIRAGNFLFVSGQIPIDPSTGKVIEAASIQAQTRRVLDNLLSIVQAAGGSAENVVRTTVFLRNMNDFGEMNAVYAEYFQSAWPSRSTVEVARLPRDVSVEIDCIAFI